A genomic window from Archocentrus centrarchus isolate MPI-CPG fArcCen1 chromosome 2, fArcCen1, whole genome shotgun sequence includes:
- the LOC115792299 gene encoding 2-oxoglutarate receptor 1 gives MATNSSNHSNCTDLVQLLKSYYLPVAYSLIFIVGVAGNITSIGIYLTKLRPWKSSSIIMVNLAVADFLYVLTLPFLVYYYSTWEMWPLCKFMCRFVRFGFHFNLYGSILLLTCLAVFRYLVVIKPLSAAQIQQKRWGILACSAVWISSATEITPMLNMISVDNNSKCLDFASTEPVTTVRLYGLLLTALGFLLPLAVVFICYTGIVKELAKGPHTTSLCRMRARGVTVLILVVFVVCFLPFHVLRVLRIETRYHNVTWPVENIVHAAYIVSRPLAGFNTFFNLALYTLSGDRFRRAFLDVFHWECWLNKARSLLHLAIISEAGAAT, from the coding sequence ATGGCCACCAACAGTTCCAACCATTCCAACTGCACTGATTTGGTTCAGCTGCTGAAAAGCTACTACCTGCCTGTCGCTTACAGCCTCATCTTCATCGTGGGCGTGGCTGGAAACATAACCTCCATCGGCATTTACCTGACAAAGCTGCGTCCCtggaagagcagcagcatcatcatGGTCAACCTGGCAGTGGCTGATTTCCTCTACGTCCTCACCCTGCCATTCCTGGTCTACTACTACAGCACGTGGGAGATGTGGCCTCTCTGCAAATTCATGTGCCGCTTCGTGCGCTTCGGATTTCACTTTAACCTTTACGGGAGCATCCTCCTCCTGACGTGTCTCGCAGTTTTTCGTTACCTGGTGGTGATCAAGCCGCTGAGTGCGGCACAGATCCAGCAGAAGCGCTGGGGTATCCTTGCCTGTTCAGCTGTTTGGATCAGCTCCGCTACTGAAATAACACCCATGTTGAACATGATATCAGTGGATAACAACAGCAAGTGCCTTGACTTTGCAAGTACTGAACCTGTCACTACAGTGCGGTTGTACGGCTTGCTGCTTACAGCACTTGGATTTCTGCTTCCCCTTGCGGTGGTGTTTATTTGTTACACTGGTATAGTCAAAGAGCTGGCAAAAGGACCACACACAACAAGTCTCTGCCGGATGCGAGCACGGGGTGTGACTGTGCTGATCCTGGTGGTGTTTGTCGTGTGTTTCCTGCCATTTCACGTCTTGCGTGTGTTGCGGATTGAAACGAGATACCATAACGTGACTTGGCCAGTAGAGAATATCGTACATGCAGCGTATATTGTCTCCAGGCCTCTGGCTGGATTCAACACTTTTTTCAATCTGGCGCTGTACACTCTTTCAGGTGATAGATTTAGGAGGGCCTTTCTCGACGTTTTCCACTGGGAATGCTGGCTGAACAAAGCCAGGTCATTGCTCCACCTGGCCATCATCAGCGAGGCAGGCGCTGCTACATGA
- the LOC115795057 gene encoding kelch-like protein 41b, whose translation MDPNAIKEELRLFQSTLLQDGLKELLNENKFVDCTLKVGDRSFPCHRLIMAACSPYFREIFFTEDGKEVENTKEVVLEDVNPSILDMIIQYLYSAEIDLTDDNVQDIIAVANRFQIPSVFTVCVNYLQKKLSLSNCMAIFRMGLVLSCPRLAVAARNYIADRFELLYKDEEFLKLAAHELFAIIGGDSLNVEKEELVFEAVMAWVRHDREKRLKVLKDAFNCIRFRLLPEKYFKERVETEEIIKADPELQKMIQVIRDAFKGKLPEKSKKEGEEGADKEGGEEEDNPFPGFLNDTRRHGMYARDFILMINDTAAVGYDVTENECFLAAMSEQVPRNHVSLVTKKNQLYIIGGLFVDEENKDVPLQCYVYLLDPLSSDWIAMPPMPSPRCLFNIGENENLLFAVAGKDLQTNESLDSVMCYDTEKMKWSETKKLPLKIHGHAVVSHKGMIYSIGGKTDDNKALNKMFAYNHKQSEWRELAAMKTPRAMFGAVIHNGKIIVVGGVNEEGLTDTCEAYDFATNKWEPFTEFPQERSSVNLVSNSGSLYAVGGFAMVQMENKEVAPTEVTDVWQYEDDKKQWSGMLREMRYAAGSSCVSMRLNASRMPKL comes from the exons ATGGACCCAAATGCCATCAAGGAGGAGCTGCGCCTGTTTCAGAGCACCCTGCTCCAGGACGGCCTGAAAGAGCTGCTGAATGAGAACAAGTTTGTGGACTGTACCCTGAAGGTAGGCGACCGTAGCTTCCCCTGCCATCGGCTGATCATGGCTGCCTGCAGCCCTTACTTCAGGGAGATCTTCTTTACTGAAGATGGAAAGGAGGTGGAGAACACCAAAGAGGTGGTCCTTGAGGATGTTAACCCCTCCATCCTGGACATGATCATCCAGTACCTCTACTCAGCCGAAATTGATCTCACTGATGACAATGTTCAGGATATCATTGCTGTGGCAAACAGATTCCAGATTCCTTCTGTCTTCACAGTGTGTGTCAACTATCTTCAGAAGAAGCTATCTTTGAGTAACTGCATGGCCATTTTTAGGATGGGCCTGGTTCTCAGCTGCCCCAGGCTTGCCGTTGCTGCACGCAACTACATTGCCGACCGCTTTGAACTCCTTTACAAGGATGAAGAATTCCTCAAACTCGCAGCCCATGAACTATTTGCCATTATCGGTGGAGACTCATTGAATGTAGAGAAAGAGGAACTGGTTTTCGAAGCCGTCATGGCCTGGGTCCGCCATGACAGGGAGAAACGCCTCAAAGTCCTGAAGGATGCTTTCAACTGCATCCGCTTTCGCCTCCTACCGGAGAAATACTTTAAAGAGAGAGTAGAGACTGAAGAGATCATCAAGGCTGACCCAGAGCTTCAGAAGATGATCCAGGTCATCAGGGATGCTTTCAAGGGTAAACTGCCAGAGAAATCCaagaaggagggggaggagggggcggacaAGGAAGGAGGCGAAGAGGAGGACAATCCATTCCCTGGCTTCCTGAATGACACCCGCAGACATGGCATGTATGCACGAGACTTCATCCTGATGATCAATGACACGGCAGCAGTGGGatatgatgtcactgagaaCGAGTGCTTCCTGGCTGCCATGTCAGAGCAGGTGCCACGTAACCATGTTAGCCTGGTGACAAAGAAGAACCAGCTCTACATCATTGGAGGACTGTTTGTCGATGAGGAAAACAAGGATGTTCCTCTGCAATGTTATGTGTATTTG TTGGATCCACTCAGCTCAGACTGGATCGCCATGCCCCCAATGCCTTCTCCAAGATGCCTCTTCAACATCGGAGAGAACGAGaacctgctgtttgctgtggCTGGAAAAGACCTCCAGACCAATGAATCACTTGATAGCGTGATGTGCTATGACACCGA GAAAATGAAGTGGAGCGAGACCAAAAAACTTCCTCTGAAGATCCATGGCCATGCAGTTGTCTCCCACAAGGGGATGATCTACAGCATTGGAGGAAAGACAGATGACAA CAAAGCCCTCAACAAGATGTTTGCGTATAACCACAAACAGTCAGAGTGGAGGGAGCTGGCAGCCATGAAAACTCCCAGAGCCATGTTTGGAGCAGTCATCCACAATGGCAAGATCATAGTAGTTGGTGGAGTCAACGAGGAAGGCCTCACCGACACATGTGAAGCCTATGACTTTGCAACGAACAA GTGGGAGCCCTTCACAGAGTTTCCTCAGGAGAGAAGCTCTGTCAACCTAGTGAGCAATAGTGGCTCCCTTTATGCTGTGGGTGGCTTTGCTATGGTTCAGATGGAGAACAAGGAGGTGGCTCCCACGGAGGTCACTGACGTCTGGCA GTATGAGGACGACAAGAAGCAGTGGAGCGGTATGCTGAGGGAGATGCGTTACGCCGCTGGTTCCTCCTGTGTTTCTATGCGCCTCAATGCTTCAAGGATGCCTAAACTGTAG